In a single window of the Pongo abelii isolate AG06213 chromosome 1, NHGRI_mPonAbe1-v2.0_pri, whole genome shotgun sequence genome:
- the ZMYM1 gene encoding zinc finger MYM-type protein 1 isoform X7 gives MKEPLLGGECDKAVASQLGLLDEIKTEPDNAQEYCHRQQSRTQENELKINAVFSESASQLTAGIQLSLASSGMNKMLPSVSTTAIQVSCAGCKKILQKGQTAYQRKGSAQLFCSIPCITEYISSASSPVPSKRTCSNCSKDILNPKDVISVQLEDTTSCKTFCSLSCLSSYEEKRKPFVTICTNSILTKCSMCQKTAIIQYEVKYQNVKHNLCSNACLSKFHSANNFIMNCCENCGTYCYTSSSLSHILQTEGQSHYFNSSKSITAYKQKPAKPLISVPCKPLKPSDEMIETTSDLGKTELFCSINCFSAYSKAKMESSSELLSPKKDTTPVISNIVSLADTDVALPIMNTDVLQDTVSSVTATADVIVDLSKSSPSEPSSAVASSSMEQPSISPSSSVFSQHAIGSSIEVQKDNMKSMKISDELCHPKCTSKVQKVKGKSRSIKKSCCADFECLENSKKDVAFCYSCQLFCQKYFSCGRESFATHGTSNWKKTLEKFRKHEKSEMHLKSLEFWREYQFCDGAVSDDLSIHSKQIEGNKKYLKLIIENILFLGKQCLPLRGNDQSVSSVNKGNFLELLEMRAKDKGEETFRLMNSQVDFYNSTQIQSDIIEIIKTEMLQDIVNEINDSSAFSIICDETTNSAMKEQLSICVRYPQKSSKAILIKERFLGFVDTEEMTGTHLHRTIKTYLQQIGVDMDKIHGQAYDSTTNLRIKFNKIAAEFKKEEPRALYTHCYAHFLDLSIIRFCKEVKELRSALKTLSSLFNTICMSGEMLANFRNICRLSQNKTCKKHISQSCWTVHDRTLLSVIDSLPEIIETLEVIASHSSNTSFADELSHLLTLVSKFEFVFCLKFLYRVLSVTGILSKELQNKTIDIFSLSSKIEAILECLSSERNDVYFKTIWDGTEEICQKITCKGFKVEKPSLQKRRKIQKSVDLGNSDNMFFPTSTEEQYKINIYYQGLDTILQNLKLCFSEFDYCKIKQISELLFKWNEPLNETTAKHVQEFYKLDEDIIPELRFYRHYAKLNFVIDDNCINFVSLGCLFIQHGLHSNIPCLSKLLDIALSWPITSASTENSFSTLPRLKTYLCNTMGQEKLTGPALMAVEQELVNKLMEPERLNEIVEKFISQMKEI, from the exons ATGAAAGAACCACTGTTAGGTGGTGAGTGTGACAAGGCAGTGGCATCACAGCTGGGGCTGCTagatgaaattaagacagaaccCGACAATGCTCAA gagtATTGTCATAGGCAACAGTCCAGAACTCAAGAGAATGAACTGAAAATAAACGCTGTGTTTTCAGAGAGtg CTTCACAGTTGACTGCAGGCATTCAGCTTTCTCTGGCATCATCTGGCATGAATAAAATGCTTCCTTCAGTTTCAACCACAGCTATTCAGGTTTCCTGTGCTGGTTGTAAAAAAATTCTCCAGAAGGGGCAAACTGCTTATCAGAGGAAAGGATCTGCTCAACTTTTCTGCTCCATACCATGCATCACTGAATACATTTCATCTGCCAGTTCACCAGTTCCTTCTAAGAGAACTTGTTCAAACTGCTCAAA AGACATTTTAAATCCAAAGGATGTGATCAGTGTCCAGCTGGAAGACACTACCTCTTGCAAAACTTTTTGCAGCCTATCTTGTCTTTCAtcatatgaagaaaaaagaaaaccatttgtTACCATATGTACTAATAGCATTTTGACCAAGTGCAGCATGTGCCAGAAGACTGCTATT ATTCAGTATGAAGTAAAATACCAAAATGTGAAACATAATCTTTGCAGTAATGCCTGCCTTTCAAAGTTTCACTCTGCTAACAACTTCATCATGAACTGCTGTGAGAACTGTGGCACTTACTGTTACACCAGCTCTAGTCTGTCCCACATACTTCAGACGGAAGGACAGTCTCATTACTTTAATAGTTCAAAGAGTATTACAGCATATAAGCAG AAACCTGCCAAACCACTTATATCTGTTCCTTGCAAACCATTGAAGCCCTCAGATGAAATGATTGAGACTACCAGTGATTTGGGGAAGACAGAGCTTTTCTGCTCTATTAATTGTTTCTCTGCATACAGTAAAGCTAAGATGGAATCTTCTTCAG AGCTTCTTTCTCCAAAGAAAGATACGACTCCAGTTATAAGCAATATAGTGTCATTGGCAGACACCGATGTTGCCTTGCCCATCATGAACACTGATGTCTTACAAG ATACAGTTTCTTCAGTAACAGCAACAGCAGATGTCATTGTGgat CTTTCTAAGAGTTCACCTAGTGAACCCAGTAGTGCTGTTGCTAGTAGTAGTATGGAACAGCCAAGCATTTCACCATCTTCATCAGTATTCAGTCAGCATGCAATTGGTTCCAGTATAGAAGTACAAAAAGACAATATGAAATCTATGAAAATAAGTGATGAACTATGTCACCCAAAATGTACATCCAAAGTACAAAAAGTTAAAGGTAAATCACGAAGTATTAAAAAATCTTGTTGTGCAGATTTTGAGTGTTTGGAAAACAGTAAAAAAGATGTGGCATTCTGTTATTCATGCCAGTTGTTCTGCCAAAAATATTTTAGCTGTGGAAGAGAGTCATTTGCAACCCACGGAACTTCTAATTGGAAAAAAACCCTGGAAAAATTCAGAAAGCATGAAAAAAGTGAAATGCATTTGAAGTCATTGGAATTTTGGAGAGAATACCAATTTTGTGATGGAGCTGTCAGTGACGATTTATCTATTCATTCGAAACAGATTGAGGGAAATAAAAAGTACCTAAAGcttataattgaaaatattttatttcttggaaaGCAGTGTTTACCCTTAAGAGGAAACGACCAGTCAGTTTCATCTGTGAATAAAGGCAATTTTTTAGAATTGTTAGAAATGAGAGCAAAAGATAAAGGAGAAGAAACATTTCGACTTATGAATTCACAAGTTGACTTCTATAACAGTACACAAATTCAAAGTGATATTATCGAAATAATAAAGACTGAAATGTTGCAGGATATTGTGAATGAGATCAATGACTCCTCAGCGTTTTCAATCATATGTGATGAGACAACCAATAGTGCCATGAAAGAACAGCTTTCAATTTGTGTAAGATACCCACAAAAATCATCAAAGGCTATCTTAATTAAGGAAAGATTCTTGGGTTTTGTTGATACTGAGGAGATGACTGGGACCCACTTACATAGGACTATCAAAACTTACCTGCAGCAAATTGGAGTTGATATGGATAAAATACATGGCCAGGCCTATGATAGCACCACTAATTTGaggataaaatttaataaaatagcaGCAGAATTCAAGAAAGAAGAACCAAGAGCTTTATACACACATTGTTATGCACACTTTTTGGATTTATCAATAATTAGGTTTTGTAAAGAAGTAAAAGAACTCCGAAGTGCTCTAAAAACTCTCAGTTCTTTGTTCAACACTATTTGTATGTCTGGGGAAATGTTGGCAAATTTTCGAAATATTTGTAGGCTAAGTCAAAACAAAACATGCAAGAAACATATATCACAATCATGTTGGACAGTCCATGATCGTACATTACTATCTGTGATTGACAGTCTTCCAGAGATTATTGAAACATTGGAAGTTATAGCAAGCCATTCTTCAAATACAAGTTTCGCTGATGAATTGAGTCATTTGCTGACATTGGTTTCCAAATTTGAATTTGTCTTTTGTTTGAAATTCCTGTATCGAGTGCTGAGTGTTACAGGAATTCTTTCCAAAGAGCTTCAAAATAAAACCAtagacattttttctttgtcttcaaaAATAGAAGCAATTTTGGAATGTTTATCATCTGAAAGAAATGACGTATACTTTAAAACAATCTGGGATGGAACAGAGGaaatatgtcaaaaaataaccTGTAAAGGTTTTAAAGTTGAAAAACCTTCtcttcagaaaagaagaaaaattcagaaatcaGTAGATCTTGGCAATTCAGATAATATGTTTTTTCCTACTTCAACAGAAgaacaatataaaattaatatctaTTACCAAGGATTAGATACtatattacaaaatttaaagTTATGTTTTTCAGAGTTTGATTATtgcaaaataaagcaaatttcaGAACTGTTATTTAAATGGAATGAACCATTAAATGAAACAACAGCAAAACATGTTCAGGAATTTTATAAACTCGATGAGGACATTATCCCAGAACTTAGATTTTATCGACATTATGCAAAGCTTAACTTTGTCATAGATGATAATTGCATAAACTTCGTCAGTCTCGGCTGTTTGTTTATTCAGCATGGTCTTCACAGTAATATTCCTTGTCTCTCAAAGCTATTAGATATTGCTTTGTCTTGGCCAATTACTTCAGCAAGTACTGAGAACTCATTTTCTACCCTGCCTCGTCTTAAGACATATTTATGTAATACCATGGGACAAGAGAAGCTTACTGGCCCAGCCCTAATGGCTGTTGAGCAGGAGTTGGTAAATAAACTAATGGAGCCTGAACGACTCAATGAAATTGTGGAAAAGTTTATCAGTCAGATGAAAGAAATATAA
- the ZMYM1 gene encoding zinc finger MYM-type protein 1 isoform X6 has translation MKEPLLGGECDKAVASQLGLLDEIKTEPDNAQEYCHRQQSRTQENELKINAVFSESASQLTAGIQLSLASSGMNKMLPSVSTTAIQVSCAGCKKILQKGQTAYQRKGSAQLFCSIPCITEYISSASSPVPSKRTCSNCSKDILNPKDVISVQLEDTTSCKTFCSLSCLSSYEEKRKPFVTICTNSILTKCSMCQKTAIIQYEVKYQNVKHNLCSNACLSKFHSANNFIMNCCENCGTYCYTSSSLSHILQTEGQSHYFNSSKSITAYKQKPAKPLISVPCKPLKPSDEMIETTSDLGKTELFCSINCFSAYSKAKMESSSVNVVSVVHDTSTELLSPKKDTTPVISNIVSLADTDVALPIMNTDVLQDTVSSVTATADVIVDLSKSSPSEPSSAVASSSMEQPSISPSSSVFSQHAIGSSIEVQKDNMKSMKISDELCHPKCTSKVQKVKGKSRSIKKSCCADFECLENSKKDVAFCYSCQLFCQKYFSCGRESFATHGTSNWKKTLEKFRKHEKSEMHLKSLEFWREYQFCDGAVSDDLSIHSKQIEGNKKYLKLIIENILFLGKQCLPLRGNDQSVSSVNKGNFLELLEMRAKDKGEETFRLMNSQVDFYNSTQIQSDIIEIIKTEMLQDIVNEINDSSAFSIICDETTNSAMKEQLSICVRYPQKSSKAILIKERFLGFVDTEEMTGTHLHRTIKTYLQQIGVDMDKIHGQAYDSTTNLRIKFNKIAAEFKKEEPRALYTHCYAHFLDLSIIRFCKEVKELRSALKTLSSLFNTICMSGEMLANFRNICRLSQNKTCKKHISQSCWTVHDRTLLSVIDSLPEIIETLEVIASHSSNTSFADELSHLLTLVSKFEFVFCLKFLYRVLSVTGILSKELQNKTIDIFSLSSKIEAILECLSSERNDVYFKTIWDGTEEICQKITCKGFKVEKPSLQKRRKIQKSVDLGNSDNMFFPTSTEEQYKINIYYQGLDTILQNLKLCFSEFDYCKIKQISELLFKWNEPLNETTAKHVQEFYKLDEDIIPELRFYRHYAKLNFVIDDNCINFVSLGCLFIQHGLHSNIPCLSKLLDIALSWPITSASTENSFSTLPRLKTYLCNTMGQEKLTGPALMAVEQELVNKLMEPERLNEIVEKFISQMKEI, from the exons ATGAAAGAACCACTGTTAGGTGGTGAGTGTGACAAGGCAGTGGCATCACAGCTGGGGCTGCTagatgaaattaagacagaaccCGACAATGCTCAA gagtATTGTCATAGGCAACAGTCCAGAACTCAAGAGAATGAACTGAAAATAAACGCTGTGTTTTCAGAGAGtg CTTCACAGTTGACTGCAGGCATTCAGCTTTCTCTGGCATCATCTGGCATGAATAAAATGCTTCCTTCAGTTTCAACCACAGCTATTCAGGTTTCCTGTGCTGGTTGTAAAAAAATTCTCCAGAAGGGGCAAACTGCTTATCAGAGGAAAGGATCTGCTCAACTTTTCTGCTCCATACCATGCATCACTGAATACATTTCATCTGCCAGTTCACCAGTTCCTTCTAAGAGAACTTGTTCAAACTGCTCAAA AGACATTTTAAATCCAAAGGATGTGATCAGTGTCCAGCTGGAAGACACTACCTCTTGCAAAACTTTTTGCAGCCTATCTTGTCTTTCAtcatatgaagaaaaaagaaaaccatttgtTACCATATGTACTAATAGCATTTTGACCAAGTGCAGCATGTGCCAGAAGACTGCTATT ATTCAGTATGAAGTAAAATACCAAAATGTGAAACATAATCTTTGCAGTAATGCCTGCCTTTCAAAGTTTCACTCTGCTAACAACTTCATCATGAACTGCTGTGAGAACTGTGGCACTTACTGTTACACCAGCTCTAGTCTGTCCCACATACTTCAGACGGAAGGACAGTCTCATTACTTTAATAGTTCAAAGAGTATTACAGCATATAAGCAG AAACCTGCCAAACCACTTATATCTGTTCCTTGCAAACCATTGAAGCCCTCAGATGAAATGATTGAGACTACCAGTGATTTGGGGAAGACAGAGCTTTTCTGCTCTATTAATTGTTTCTCTGCATACAGTAAAGCTAAGATGGAATCTTCTTCAG taaATGTTGTTTCTGTGGTGCATGATACTTCAACAGAGCTTCTTTCTCCAAAGAAAGATACGACTCCAGTTATAAGCAATATAGTGTCATTGGCAGACACCGATGTTGCCTTGCCCATCATGAACACTGATGTCTTACAAG ATACAGTTTCTTCAGTAACAGCAACAGCAGATGTCATTGTGgat CTTTCTAAGAGTTCACCTAGTGAACCCAGTAGTGCTGTTGCTAGTAGTAGTATGGAACAGCCAAGCATTTCACCATCTTCATCAGTATTCAGTCAGCATGCAATTGGTTCCAGTATAGAAGTACAAAAAGACAATATGAAATCTATGAAAATAAGTGATGAACTATGTCACCCAAAATGTACATCCAAAGTACAAAAAGTTAAAGGTAAATCACGAAGTATTAAAAAATCTTGTTGTGCAGATTTTGAGTGTTTGGAAAACAGTAAAAAAGATGTGGCATTCTGTTATTCATGCCAGTTGTTCTGCCAAAAATATTTTAGCTGTGGAAGAGAGTCATTTGCAACCCACGGAACTTCTAATTGGAAAAAAACCCTGGAAAAATTCAGAAAGCATGAAAAAAGTGAAATGCATTTGAAGTCATTGGAATTTTGGAGAGAATACCAATTTTGTGATGGAGCTGTCAGTGACGATTTATCTATTCATTCGAAACAGATTGAGGGAAATAAAAAGTACCTAAAGcttataattgaaaatattttatttcttggaaaGCAGTGTTTACCCTTAAGAGGAAACGACCAGTCAGTTTCATCTGTGAATAAAGGCAATTTTTTAGAATTGTTAGAAATGAGAGCAAAAGATAAAGGAGAAGAAACATTTCGACTTATGAATTCACAAGTTGACTTCTATAACAGTACACAAATTCAAAGTGATATTATCGAAATAATAAAGACTGAAATGTTGCAGGATATTGTGAATGAGATCAATGACTCCTCAGCGTTTTCAATCATATGTGATGAGACAACCAATAGTGCCATGAAAGAACAGCTTTCAATTTGTGTAAGATACCCACAAAAATCATCAAAGGCTATCTTAATTAAGGAAAGATTCTTGGGTTTTGTTGATACTGAGGAGATGACTGGGACCCACTTACATAGGACTATCAAAACTTACCTGCAGCAAATTGGAGTTGATATGGATAAAATACATGGCCAGGCCTATGATAGCACCACTAATTTGaggataaaatttaataaaatagcaGCAGAATTCAAGAAAGAAGAACCAAGAGCTTTATACACACATTGTTATGCACACTTTTTGGATTTATCAATAATTAGGTTTTGTAAAGAAGTAAAAGAACTCCGAAGTGCTCTAAAAACTCTCAGTTCTTTGTTCAACACTATTTGTATGTCTGGGGAAATGTTGGCAAATTTTCGAAATATTTGTAGGCTAAGTCAAAACAAAACATGCAAGAAACATATATCACAATCATGTTGGACAGTCCATGATCGTACATTACTATCTGTGATTGACAGTCTTCCAGAGATTATTGAAACATTGGAAGTTATAGCAAGCCATTCTTCAAATACAAGTTTCGCTGATGAATTGAGTCATTTGCTGACATTGGTTTCCAAATTTGAATTTGTCTTTTGTTTGAAATTCCTGTATCGAGTGCTGAGTGTTACAGGAATTCTTTCCAAAGAGCTTCAAAATAAAACCAtagacattttttctttgtcttcaaaAATAGAAGCAATTTTGGAATGTTTATCATCTGAAAGAAATGACGTATACTTTAAAACAATCTGGGATGGAACAGAGGaaatatgtcaaaaaataaccTGTAAAGGTTTTAAAGTTGAAAAACCTTCtcttcagaaaagaagaaaaattcagaaatcaGTAGATCTTGGCAATTCAGATAATATGTTTTTTCCTACTTCAACAGAAgaacaatataaaattaatatctaTTACCAAGGATTAGATACtatattacaaaatttaaagTTATGTTTTTCAGAGTTTGATTATtgcaaaataaagcaaatttcaGAACTGTTATTTAAATGGAATGAACCATTAAATGAAACAACAGCAAAACATGTTCAGGAATTTTATAAACTCGATGAGGACATTATCCCAGAACTTAGATTTTATCGACATTATGCAAAGCTTAACTTTGTCATAGATGATAATTGCATAAACTTCGTCAGTCTCGGCTGTTTGTTTATTCAGCATGGTCTTCACAGTAATATTCCTTGTCTCTCAAAGCTATTAGATATTGCTTTGTCTTGGCCAATTACTTCAGCAAGTACTGAGAACTCATTTTCTACCCTGCCTCGTCTTAAGACATATTTATGTAATACCATGGGACAAGAGAAGCTTACTGGCCCAGCCCTAATGGCTGTTGAGCAGGAGTTGGTAAATAAACTAATGGAGCCTGAACGACTCAATGAAATTGTGGAAAAGTTTATCAGTCAGATGAAAGAAATATAA
- the ZMYM1 gene encoding zinc finger MYM-type protein 1 isoform X2, whose product MMTRLKELQDAKAYRLECSGSMSIHCDLHLPGSSDSRASASRVAGITGIWKLFFRKKPISLELENSFASDTKMKEPLLGGECDKAVASQLGLLDEIKTEPDNAQEYCHRQQSRTQENELKINAVFSESASQLTAGIQLSLASSGMNKMLPSVSTTAIQVSCAGCKKILQKGQTAYQRKGSAQLFCSIPCITEYISSASSPVPSKRTCSNCSKDILNPKDVISVQLEDTTSCKTFCSLSCLSSYEEKRKPFVTICTNSILTKCSMCQKTAIIQYEVKYQNVKHNLCSNACLSKFHSANNFIMNCCENCGTYCYTSSSLSHILQTEGQSHYFNSSKSITAYKQKPAKPLISVPCKPLKPSDEMIETTSDLGKTELFCSINCFSAYSKAKMESSSVNVVSVVHDTSTELLSPKKDTTPVISNIVSLADTDVALPIMNTDVLQDTVSSVTATADVIVDLSKSSPSEPSSAVASSSMEQPSISPSSSVFSQHAIGSSIEVQKDNMKSMKISDELCHPKCTSKVQKVKGKSRSIKKSCCADFECLENSKKDVAFCYSCQLFCQKYFSCGRESFATHGTSNWKKTLEKFRKHEKSEMHLKSLEFWREYQFCDGAVSDDLSIHSKQIEGNKKYLKLIIENILFLGKQCLPLRGNDQSVSSVNKGNFLELLEMRAKDKGEETFRLMNSQVDFYNSTQIQSDIIEIIKTEMLQDIVNEINDSSAFSIICDETTNSAMKEQLSICVRYPQKSSKAILIKERFLGFVDTEEMTGTHLHRTIKTYLQQIGVDMDKIHGQAYDSTTNLRIKFNKIAAEFKKEEPRALYTHCYAHFLDLSIIRFCKEVKELRSALKTLSSLFNTICMSGEMLANFRNICRLSQNKTCKKHISQSCWTVHDRTLLSVIDSLPEIIETLEVIASHSSNTSFADELSHLLTLVSKFEFVFCLKFLYRVLSVTGILSKELQNKTIDIFSLSSKIEAILECLSSERNDVYFKTIWDGTEEICQKITCKGFKVEKPSLQKRRKIQKSVDLGNSDNMFFPTSTEEQYKINIYYQGLDTILQNLKLCFSEFDYCKIKQISELLFKWNEPLNETTAKHVQEFYKLDEDIIPELRFYRHYAKLNFVIDDNCINFVSLGCLFIQHGLHSNIPCLSKLLDIALSWPITSASTENSFSTLPRLKTYLCNTMGQEKLTGPALMAVEQELVNKLMEPERLNEIVEKFISQMKEI is encoded by the exons atgaTGACACGTTTGAAGGAGTTGCAAGATGCCAAAGCTTATag gctggagtgcagtggctcaatgtccattcactgcgacctccacctcccaggttcaagcgattctcgtgcctcagcctcccgagtagctgggattacag gaatcTGGAAACTGTTCTTCAGGAAGAAACCCATTAGTTTGGAACTGGAGAATTCCTTTGCATCAGATACTAAAATGAAAGAACCACTGTTAGGTGGTGAGTGTGACAAGGCAGTGGCATCACAGCTGGGGCTGCTagatgaaattaagacagaaccCGACAATGCTCAA gagtATTGTCATAGGCAACAGTCCAGAACTCAAGAGAATGAACTGAAAATAAACGCTGTGTTTTCAGAGAGtg CTTCACAGTTGACTGCAGGCATTCAGCTTTCTCTGGCATCATCTGGCATGAATAAAATGCTTCCTTCAGTTTCAACCACAGCTATTCAGGTTTCCTGTGCTGGTTGTAAAAAAATTCTCCAGAAGGGGCAAACTGCTTATCAGAGGAAAGGATCTGCTCAACTTTTCTGCTCCATACCATGCATCACTGAATACATTTCATCTGCCAGTTCACCAGTTCCTTCTAAGAGAACTTGTTCAAACTGCTCAAA AGACATTTTAAATCCAAAGGATGTGATCAGTGTCCAGCTGGAAGACACTACCTCTTGCAAAACTTTTTGCAGCCTATCTTGTCTTTCAtcatatgaagaaaaaagaaaaccatttgtTACCATATGTACTAATAGCATTTTGACCAAGTGCAGCATGTGCCAGAAGACTGCTATT ATTCAGTATGAAGTAAAATACCAAAATGTGAAACATAATCTTTGCAGTAATGCCTGCCTTTCAAAGTTTCACTCTGCTAACAACTTCATCATGAACTGCTGTGAGAACTGTGGCACTTACTGTTACACCAGCTCTAGTCTGTCCCACATACTTCAGACGGAAGGACAGTCTCATTACTTTAATAGTTCAAAGAGTATTACAGCATATAAGCAG AAACCTGCCAAACCACTTATATCTGTTCCTTGCAAACCATTGAAGCCCTCAGATGAAATGATTGAGACTACCAGTGATTTGGGGAAGACAGAGCTTTTCTGCTCTATTAATTGTTTCTCTGCATACAGTAAAGCTAAGATGGAATCTTCTTCAG taaATGTTGTTTCTGTGGTGCATGATACTTCAACAGAGCTTCTTTCTCCAAAGAAAGATACGACTCCAGTTATAAGCAATATAGTGTCATTGGCAGACACCGATGTTGCCTTGCCCATCATGAACACTGATGTCTTACAAG ATACAGTTTCTTCAGTAACAGCAACAGCAGATGTCATTGTGgat CTTTCTAAGAGTTCACCTAGTGAACCCAGTAGTGCTGTTGCTAGTAGTAGTATGGAACAGCCAAGCATTTCACCATCTTCATCAGTATTCAGTCAGCATGCAATTGGTTCCAGTATAGAAGTACAAAAAGACAATATGAAATCTATGAAAATAAGTGATGAACTATGTCACCCAAAATGTACATCCAAAGTACAAAAAGTTAAAGGTAAATCACGAAGTATTAAAAAATCTTGTTGTGCAGATTTTGAGTGTTTGGAAAACAGTAAAAAAGATGTGGCATTCTGTTATTCATGCCAGTTGTTCTGCCAAAAATATTTTAGCTGTGGAAGAGAGTCATTTGCAACCCACGGAACTTCTAATTGGAAAAAAACCCTGGAAAAATTCAGAAAGCATGAAAAAAGTGAAATGCATTTGAAGTCATTGGAATTTTGGAGAGAATACCAATTTTGTGATGGAGCTGTCAGTGACGATTTATCTATTCATTCGAAACAGATTGAGGGAAATAAAAAGTACCTAAAGcttataattgaaaatattttatttcttggaaaGCAGTGTTTACCCTTAAGAGGAAACGACCAGTCAGTTTCATCTGTGAATAAAGGCAATTTTTTAGAATTGTTAGAAATGAGAGCAAAAGATAAAGGAGAAGAAACATTTCGACTTATGAATTCACAAGTTGACTTCTATAACAGTACACAAATTCAAAGTGATATTATCGAAATAATAAAGACTGAAATGTTGCAGGATATTGTGAATGAGATCAATGACTCCTCAGCGTTTTCAATCATATGTGATGAGACAACCAATAGTGCCATGAAAGAACAGCTTTCAATTTGTGTAAGATACCCACAAAAATCATCAAAGGCTATCTTAATTAAGGAAAGATTCTTGGGTTTTGTTGATACTGAGGAGATGACTGGGACCCACTTACATAGGACTATCAAAACTTACCTGCAGCAAATTGGAGTTGATATGGATAAAATACATGGCCAGGCCTATGATAGCACCACTAATTTGaggataaaatttaataaaatagcaGCAGAATTCAAGAAAGAAGAACCAAGAGCTTTATACACACATTGTTATGCACACTTTTTGGATTTATCAATAATTAGGTTTTGTAAAGAAGTAAAAGAACTCCGAAGTGCTCTAAAAACTCTCAGTTCTTTGTTCAACACTATTTGTATGTCTGGGGAAATGTTGGCAAATTTTCGAAATATTTGTAGGCTAAGTCAAAACAAAACATGCAAGAAACATATATCACAATCATGTTGGACAGTCCATGATCGTACATTACTATCTGTGATTGACAGTCTTCCAGAGATTATTGAAACATTGGAAGTTATAGCAAGCCATTCTTCAAATACAAGTTTCGCTGATGAATTGAGTCATTTGCTGACATTGGTTTCCAAATTTGAATTTGTCTTTTGTTTGAAATTCCTGTATCGAGTGCTGAGTGTTACAGGAATTCTTTCCAAAGAGCTTCAAAATAAAACCAtagacattttttctttgtcttcaaaAATAGAAGCAATTTTGGAATGTTTATCATCTGAAAGAAATGACGTATACTTTAAAACAATCTGGGATGGAACAGAGGaaatatgtcaaaaaataaccTGTAAAGGTTTTAAAGTTGAAAAACCTTCtcttcagaaaagaagaaaaattcagaaatcaGTAGATCTTGGCAATTCAGATAATATGTTTTTTCCTACTTCAACAGAAgaacaatataaaattaatatctaTTACCAAGGATTAGATACtatattacaaaatttaaagTTATGTTTTTCAGAGTTTGATTATtgcaaaataaagcaaatttcaGAACTGTTATTTAAATGGAATGAACCATTAAATGAAACAACAGCAAAACATGTTCAGGAATTTTATAAACTCGATGAGGACATTATCCCAGAACTTAGATTTTATCGACATTATGCAAAGCTTAACTTTGTCATAGATGATAATTGCATAAACTTCGTCAGTCTCGGCTGTTTGTTTATTCAGCATGGTCTTCACAGTAATATTCCTTGTCTCTCAAAGCTATTAGATATTGCTTTGTCTTGGCCAATTACTTCAGCAAGTACTGAGAACTCATTTTCTACCCTGCCTCGTCTTAAGACATATTTATGTAATACCATGGGACAAGAGAAGCTTACTGGCCCAGCCCTAATGGCTGTTGAGCAGGAGTTGGTAAATAAACTAATGGAGCCTGAACGACTCAATGAAATTGTGGAAAAGTTTATCAGTCAGATGAAAGAAATATAA